One Deltaproteobacteria bacterium genomic window carries:
- a CDS encoding glycosyltransferase family 4 protein, whose product MKLALVIYGDLNQTTGGYLYDSKFVNYLRSAGDTVEVISLPDRGYFQNVFPRALHHIHDQLLKGDFDAIIFDELCHASLSAWLPAIRKKQCCIGLVHHLKTSEPQSQLIKATSHLLEKQFLNMQHAIICNSETTRRTCEEIMSHVRPFQIVNPGPVTWLDEIEPSEIKKRANQPGPLRVLFLGTLTKRKGLHTLIEALDSVTTPIHCSVIGCDQRDVTYANHCKAKVSDESIHQVVFLGEQQPDALLDHMRRAHVMVIPSEYEGFGMAYLEGLSVGLPSIATTKGAPPEFITHGCNGFLVPPNAPALVAEHIQALAHDRDLLAKLGIAARQSFESHPTWDESFQGAREFILQISSERSANHASPSTHEKTIQPS is encoded by the coding sequence TGGTGGGTATCTCTACGACTCCAAGTTCGTAAATTACCTGCGATCCGCCGGTGACACGGTCGAAGTAATATCACTGCCCGACCGAGGATATTTCCAAAACGTCTTCCCAAGGGCGCTTCACCACATTCACGACCAACTGCTCAAGGGTGACTTCGACGCGATTATCTTCGATGAACTTTGTCACGCCAGCCTATCGGCCTGGCTACCCGCCATCCGGAAGAAGCAATGCTGCATAGGACTCGTTCATCACCTCAAGACCTCAGAACCCCAGAGTCAACTAATCAAGGCCACTTCGCACCTTCTTGAAAAACAATTCCTGAACATGCAGCACGCGATTATTTGCAACAGCGAAACAACGCGCAGAACCTGCGAAGAAATAATGAGTCATGTGCGACCCTTTCAGATTGTAAACCCTGGGCCGGTTACTTGGCTGGATGAGATTGAGCCCAGTGAAATCAAGAAGCGTGCAAACCAACCGGGTCCATTGCGAGTTCTATTTCTAGGGACCTTAACCAAGCGCAAAGGCCTTCATACCCTGATCGAAGCGCTAGACTCGGTGACAACTCCAATTCATTGCAGTGTCATTGGCTGTGACCAACGCGACGTAACCTATGCGAACCATTGTAAAGCAAAGGTCTCGGACGAAAGCATTCACCAAGTCGTGTTCCTTGGTGAACAGCAACCTGATGCGCTGCTCGACCACATGCGCCGAGCCCATGTCATGGTCATTCCATCAGAGTACGAAGGTTTTGGGATGGCGTATTTGGAGGGACTCTCAGTAGGCTTACCATCTATTGCGACCACCAAAGGTGCACCCCCTGAATTTATCACCCATGGCTGCAACGGGTTCCTGGTTCCCCCGAATGCACCCGCATTGGTTGCGGAACATATTCAAGCCCTGGCTCATGACAGGGACCTCCTTGCCAAGCTTGGAATTGCGGCACGGCAAAGCTTTGAAAGCCATCCAACCTGGGACGAAAGCTTTCAGGGAGCACGTGAATTTATTTTACAGATAAGCTCGGAGAGAAGCGCTAACCACGCCAGCCCATCCACTCACGAAAAGA